Genomic window (Streptomyces liliiviolaceus):
CCCGGGCCGCCTACTCGGCCGCACTCATGAACGACGCCTGGACGCAGAGCGACAACCCGGCCGCCGCTCTCGTCGCCTTCTTCGGCATGATGTCCCCGCAACAGCGCGAAGCGCTGCGCGATGCCGTACGTATCGTCCAAGGGCCGGAAACGCCCGCCGCGGAGAACACCGTGGCGGAGAACCCGGCCACCGAGAACCCCGCCGCCGCAGAGGGCGCGACCGGGGGATAGCGTCCGGTTCATGCCAGCAGAGCAGCCCGAAGTCAGCACTAATGCCCTCACTGTCCGCCGGGCCAGGACCAGCGATGTCCCGGCGGTTCGCGGTCTCCTCGACTCGTACGTCCGCGGGCGCATCCTGCTCGACAAAGCGACGGTCACGCTTTACGAGGACATCCAGGAGTTCTGGGTCGCGGAACGCGGTACCGGTCCGAGTTCGGAGGTCGTGGGCTGCGGCGCTCTCCACGTCATGTGGGAAGACCTCGCGGAAGTGCGCACTCTCGCCGTGAACCCCGTGATGAAGGGTGCCGGCGTGGGCCATCAGTTGCTGGGGAAGTTGCTGGAGACGGCCCGCTGGCTCGGTGTTCGCCGCGTATTCTGCCTGACCTTCGAAGTCGACTTCTTCGCGAAGCACGGCTTCGTCGAGATCGGTGAGACGCCTGTTGACACCGATGTCTACGCCGAGCTCTTGCGTTCCTATGACGAGGGCGTGGCCGAGTTCCTGGGGCTCGAACGAGTGAAACCGAACACCTTGGGCAACAGCCGGATGCTTCTGCATCTGTGATCGCCTCCGCGTAATACTCCGGACATACCTCCGCTGCCGGCCCGTCGGCCCATGCCCCGTGCCTCTATGTCCGAAACGCGCATGTTTCCGGTCTTCGCGGGTCTCGTCGGTCTCTCCCAGGGGTTTGTGTTTTTCCATCAAAAGCGGTTTGCTTTCCGACGTACTGCAGTAGTGCATATAACAGGGGACACGAAACTGCGGCGGCTGCCGTGGATCCTCGGCCCTGAAGATATCGATGAAAGGAAATCCGGTGGCACAGAAGGTTCAGGTCCTTCTTGTCGATGACCTCGACGGCGGCGAGGCGGACGAGACCGTGACGTTCGCGTTGGACGGCAAGACGTACGAGATCGATCTCACGACTGCCAATGCGGACAAGCTCCGTGGACTTCTTGAGCCGTACGTCAAGGGCGGCCGTCGTACCGGAGGCCGTGCTTCGGGGGGCCGCGGAAAGGCGCGCGCCGCTTCGGGCGGCAGCCAGGACACCGCGCAGATCCGTGCCTGGGCGAAGGAGAACGGTTACGAGGTCAATGACCGTGGCCGCGTTCCGGCGTCCATTCGCGAGGCCTACGAGAAGGCCAACGGCTGAGCACAGCCATGGCGCAGCCGGATGCGATGGCACTCCGAGGCCATCGTCTCCACGAGTCGTACGAGATCGGGGGCGCCCCCACCGCCCCCGCCAAGTGCCGACAGCGTCGGCAGCGACGACTCCACCTCGCAGCCGGGCTCAGGGGGCCGCAGCCACACGGCGGCCCCCTGCGAGCCGGTGACCCGGCCCCGATCCGCCCCGCGGGCGAGACCCGGCGGCAGTGGCGCTTCCACGCGCCCGCCCGAGCCGGTCGCCCCGAGGTCCAGCGTGAGCGAGCCCCACTCCAGCCAGTCGAGGAGTCCCGGCAGCTCCTCCGCGCTCCCCGCGGCGACGAACACCCGCATCCGGTCCGCCCGTACGGCCACCGGAGAACCCGGCCCCAGATGCCGCAGCGCCGCATACCCCGCCTCCGCGGGCACCTCCAGGACGTCGAAGCGCAGCCCCGTCGGCAGGTAGACCGGGGTGCCGGGCACCGTCGCCCACCCCAGTTCGTTCTCGTACCAGTGCCGGACCGTGTCGTCCGGACGGACCGCGTCGGACGGGCGACGGGGAAAGGGGACCGTGGAGACCATGCAAGGCCAACCGTCACGGGAGCGCCCGGGTTACGCTGGGTGGTCCGGCATGTGCGAAGGGTGCCCGGGAAGCGGGCGCCCGGAGGCGGTCGGCGACGCAAGGGTGTTCGCCCGTAGCGGAGGGAACCGGTGCACTCGGCATGGAGTGTCGGTGCGTACGGGTAAGACATCCCTAGTGGGAGGGGCGACACGCATGGATCGGGCATCTCGCGTTCGCCATCGGCGTACTGATGGTGGGGGTATCTGTCTGGCCTGCGGGAACATCGTCTCGCACCATCGGGTTGGAGCAGATGTCGGCGTTCGGGGTCAGGAGGCCAAGGACGGTGTCGGCAGTTGGAATGAGCGGTCCCCGCTTGCGGGACTAAGCTGCGGAAGGACAGGGAGGGGAGCGTCCCCTTACTGCCTGACCGCTCTGAGGAGCGATTAACGATGTTCGAGAGGTTCACCGACCGCGCGCGGCGGGTTGTCGTCCTGGCTCAGGAAGAAGCCCGGATGCTCAACCACAACTACATCGGCACCGAGCACATCCTCCTGGGCCTGATCCACGAGGGTGAGGGTGTCGCCGCTAAGGCCCTGGAGAGCCTCGGGATTTCACTTGAGGCGGTCCGTCAGCAGGTGGAGGAGATCATCGGGCAGGGCCAGCAGGCTCCGTCCGGTCACATCCCCTTCACCCCTCGTGCCAAGAAGGTCCTGGAGCTCTCGCTCCGCGAGGCCCTTCAGCTGGGTCACAACTACATCGGCACGGAGCACATCCTGCTCGGCCTGATCCGCGAGGGCGAGGGCGTCGCCGCCCAGGTCCTGGTCAAGCTGGGCGCCGATCTCAACCGGGTGCGGCAGCAGGTCATCCAGCTGCTCTCCGGTTACCAGGGCAAGGAGACCGCCGGCGCCAGTGGCGGTCCTGCCGAGGGCACGCCCTCGACGTCCCTGGTCCTCGACCAGTTCGGCCGGAACCTCACCCAGGCCGCTCGTGAGTCCAAGCTCGACCCGGTCATCGGGCGCGAGAAGGAGATCGAGCGGGTCATGCAGGTGCTGTCCCGCCGTACGAAGAACAACCCGGTGCTCATCGGCGAGCCCGGCGTCGGCAAGACCGCCGTCGTCGAAGGCCTCGCCCAGGCCATCGTCAAGGGCGAGGTGCCCGAGACCCTCAAGGACAAGCACCTCTACACCCTGGACCTCGGCGCGCTGGTCGCCGGCTCCCGCTACCGCGGTGACTTCGAGGAGCGCCTGAAGAAGGTCCTCAAGGAGATCCGCACCCGCGGCGACATCATCCTGTTCATCGACGAGCTGCACACGCTGGTCGGTGCGGGTGCCGCCGAGGGCGCCATCGACGCCGCGAGCATCCTGAAGCCGATGCTGGCCCGTGGTGAGCTGCAGACCATCGGTGCCACGACGCTCGACGAGTACCGCAAGCACCTGGAGAAGGACGCCGCGCTGGAGCGCCGCTTCCAGCCCATCCAGGTCGCGGAGCCGTCGCTGCCGCACACCATCGAGATCCTCAAGGGCCTGCGGGACCGCTACGAGGCGCACCACCGCGTGTCCATCACGGACGAGGCCCTGGTGCAGGCGGCGACGCTCGCCGACCGGTACATCTCGGACCGCTTCCTGCCGGACAAGGCGATCGACCTGATCGACGAGGCCGGTTCCCGGATGCGCATCCGCCGGATGACCGCGCCGCCGGACCTGCGCGAGTTCGACGAGAAGATCGCCGGCGTCCGCCGCGACAAGGAGTCCGCGATCGACTCGCAGGACTTCGAGAAGGCCGCCTCGCTGCGCGACAAGGAGAAGCAGCTCCTGGCCGCCAAGGCCAAGCGCGAGAAGGAGTGGAAGGCCGGCGACATGGACGTCGTCGCGGAGGTCGACGGCGAGCTGATCGCCGAGGTCCTCGCGACCGCCACCGGCATCCCGGTCTTCAAGCTGACCGAGGAGGAGTCCTCGCGTCTGCTGCGCATGGAGGACGAGCTCCACAAGCGGGTCATCGGCCAGGTCGACGCCGTCAAGGCGCTGTCGAAGGCGATCCGTCGTACGCGCGCCGGTCTGAAGGACCCCAAGCGCCCCGGTGGTTCGTTCATCTTCGCCGGCCCGTCCGGTGTCGGTAAGACCGAGCTGTCCAAGGCGCTCGCGGAGTTCCTCTTCGGTGACGAGGACGCGCTGATCTCCCTCGACATGTCGGAGTTCAGCGAGAAGCACACGGTCTCGCGCCTCTTCGGCTCGCCCCCCGGCTACGTGGGGTACGAGGAGGGCGGCCAGCTGACCGAGAAGGTCCGCCGCAAGCCGTTCTCCGTGGTCCTCTTCGACGAGGTCGAGAAGGCCCACCCGGACATCTTCAACTCGCTGCTGCAGATCCTGGAGGACGGTCGGCTGACCGACTCCCAGGGCCGGGTCGTGGACTTCAAGAACACGGTCATCATCATGACGACCAACCTCGGCACCCGGGACATCTCCAAGGGCTTCAACCTGGGCTTCGCGGCCTCGGGCGACAAGAAGACCAACTACGAGCGCATGAAGAACAAGGTCTCGGACGAGCTCAAGCAGCACTTCCGGCCCGAGTTCCTCAACCGCGTCGACGACGTGGTCGTCTTCCCGCAGCTCACCCAGGACGACATCCTCACGATCGTCGACCTGATGATCGGCAAGGTCGACGAGCGCCTCAAGGACCGGGACATGGGCATCGAGCTCTCCCAGTCCGCCAAGGAGCTGCTGTCCAAGAAGGGTTACGACCCGGTGCTGGGCGCGCGTCCGCTGCGTCGCACGATCCAGCGCGAGGTCGAGGACACCCTGTCGGAGAAGATCCTCTTCGGCGAGCTGCGCCCCGGTCACATCGTGGTCGTGGACACCGAGGGCGAGGGTGAGAACCAGACCTTCACCTTCCGCGGCGAGGAGAAGTCCGCACTGCCGGACGTTCCGCCGATCGAGCAGGCGGCCGGTGGGGCAGGCCCCAACCTGAGCAAGGAGGCGTGACCTCCGGGTCCGTCTGAGAACGCCCGATGGGGCCGGTGCTTTCGAGCACCGGCCCCATCGGCGTGTCCGGGACGCCGCGCGCCCCGGACACGCTGTGTCCCGTCCGTCAGGACAGCTGACCGTCGTAGTCCGGCAGCTTGTACGTCTTCTCGGCGTGCCCGCCCGACAGGTCGGTGGCGCTGTTGCCGATGTTCGCGATGATCGTGTAGCCCTTGGTCTCGACGGCCTTGCGCTGCGCGGTCTTGTAGGCGGCCACGTCCTTGAAGAGGTCGATGAAGCTGCGTACGTACAGGCCGGAGACCTGGTAGCCGACGTGCTTGAGGTTGTAGTCCGTCACCGACCTGATGATGTCCGGGCGGGCCGTGACGAAGAACAGGGCGACGCCGTGGTCCTGCGCGTACTTCGCCACGTCGAGGACGGGCGCGTTGGCCGGCGAGGGGTAGCTGAAGCCGAAGTCGGTCTCCAGCGTGGTGTTGTCGATGTCGAAGACGATGGCCTGCTTCTCGCCCGGAGCCGCACCGGCGATACGTTCCTTCAGATACGGCAGCGCCTCGGCCATGACGGCCCGGCAGTCGTTCTGCCAGGTGGCGTGGTCGACGTCGGCGGCGCCGGTCGCCGTGGTGGTGGCCGCCGTCGGGGTGGCGGCGGCCGCCGGGCTCATCAGGGCCGCGGTGGCGGCCGTGGCGGCGACGGCCACACCGATCAGGCGCTGCAGGCTGCTTCCGGTCATGGGTGGGGGGTTCCTCTCGCATGGGAGCGCTGCGGGACATGGCTCGTGGTGCATGCTCACGGGCGTGGGGGGCCGGTGGGAGGCGATGAGATTACTGGGCGGTAACTGTAGGGCGCCCAGGTGGGGTTGGGATAGGCCCGGGGCCTACAGGACGGTGTACGTCTTGGTGACGGTGTGGATGCCCGGGAAGAGCCGAAGGGTGTGTTCGGGTACTTCCGTCGCTTCCGGAGCGAGGACGAATGCGACAGAGGTCAGCCCAGGAAACAGAGCCGGAACTGCCGAAAGGTCTTCGAATCCGGTGAATTTCCTGAGATGGAGCCGCTTGATGCCGGGCAGGACAGGGCTTTCACCCCATGGAAGAGTGCCCCACTTGATGCTCAATTCCTCAAGTCGGGGCAGCTGCGCGACCTCTTCGTAGTCCTCGGGAGTGAGAGGTTCGGCGAGGGTCCCGAAAGCCAACGTCTTCAACGAGCGCATACACCGCAGGCCGCGCAGTCCGGTGAATTGGAGGGCGTTCTTGGTGAATCGCAGCGAGGTCAGCGGAAGCCGCGGGAGCGCGACATCGAGGGATTCGCCCTGGAGCGGTACGCCCGTGTCGAGTTCGCGCAGAGTGGCCGAGGCCGAAAGCGGTGCCAGCGCTTCCGGCTTTTCCAGGCCCGGCATGTGGTCCAGCGACAGTTGTTCCAGCGGCAGACCGGCGAGCGGGGTCAGGTCGTAGACCCGGGCGCTGCGGCTGATGTCCAGGCGCCGCAGCCGGCGCAGCGGGGCGAGGGCGGTGAGGTCGGGGAGCCGGCTGTTGCCCCGGATCACGAGCAGCCGGGTGGTGTCCGCTCCGAGGCAGGCCGTCAGCTCCGCCGCCTCGATGTCGCCGATGACCTGGACGCGCGGACGCCCGCCGAAGGAGCGAAGAGCCCGCAGATGCCCCGCCGAGTGCGCCGCGAAGTACAGGTCGTCCGTCGGCAGGTGGGCTATGACCTCGGCCGCGTACCGCTCGGAGTCGAAGCGGTACCAGGTCCAGGTGAGTTGAGCGCGGACCGACAGGGACGGGTGGGTGCGGAAGCGGGCCAGCACCGGGACGGCCGCGTCGGTGCCGATCAGGGACGCGGTGACGACGACCGCCCTGGCCTCCGCCTCGGACAGCCCCTCGGGGCCGGGCAGGAGTTCCAGTACGAGCGGCCCCACCGCGGCCAGCTCGTGGGCCTCCTCCGCCGTACGCGGCGGGATGAGTGTGGCCGCCTGCTCCTCCACCGCGGCCCGGACCGCCGGGTCGAGTTCCGTGGCGTGCTCCAGGCCGGCCAGGGCGAGCAGCCGGACGCGGGTGCCCCCGGTGGGCCCGGCCTGTTCCGCGGCGGCCAGCAACTGGGTCAGGAGGTCGGCGCGTTCCCGGGGCCGGGCGTGGGCGACGGCCATGCGGATCACGTCCGCCCACTGGTAGTCGGCGGCGTTGCGCACGAGGAGCCCGAAGTCGCCGTCCTCCACCGCGGCCTTCGCGCCGAGGTAGTCCTGGAAGGTGCGGTGGACGAACTCGACGGTACCCAGCGAGGGTTCGCGGAGCAGCCCGCTGCGCAGCAGGAGGTGGCGGTAGATCGTGGGCGCGTCCCCCTGGCTCGCGACGGCGGGCAGGGCCGGCAGCGCGTCCGCGATGAGGCGCTCGGCCCGTTCGCGGTCCATCTCCAGCCGGCCGTTGCGGATCAGCCAGTACGCCAGGCGCTGGAGGAGCTGGATCTGGGGCAGCTCGGTGAGCCGGACGGTGTCGTGCGGGAGCATGTCCCGCTCCTGGTCGCGGCGCGCGAGAAGCATCGACAGGGCGGCGTCGTACAACTCCTGGCGTCCGTGCGGCAGATAGCCGCGCCGGTCCCGGTGCAGGGCGCAGATCAGGGCGCACATCAGCGGGTTGGTGGCGAGCCGGCCGAGATCGGGCTTGGTGCGGACGGCGTCGAGGAGCGAGGTCTCGTACGTGGCGAGGCGTTCGGTGTCGTGTCCGGAGTCCGGGGCGTCGACGCGGGCCGCGGTGTGCCAGCGCTCGACGAACGCCGTGACGTCGTCGCGGCTCATCGGGGCGAGCGCGAGTTCCGTGAAGCCGTCCCCGGCGAGCCAGTTCTCGCGTACGGCCGAGGGGCGTGAGGTGACCAGCCACTGGTTGCCCGGGTAGGCGTCGAGCAGGTCCCGCAGCCAGCGGCGGGTGCGCTCGCGGTCGGGTTCCGGGATCTCGTCGATGCCGTCGACGAGCAGCAGTCCGCGGCCCGCCGCCAGCACCCGGTCGGGCCAGCCGTCCGGCGCCGCGCCCTGGAAGGGCACGCGGGCGGCGGCGAGGAAGTCGGCGGGCGCGGGCAGCCCGTCGGGGCGGCGGACGAGCGTGCGCAGCGGCAGGACGAAGGGGACCCGGTCGCCGCGCTCACCCCGTGCGGCCGTCACCGCGAGCCACTGCACCAGCGTCGTCTTGCCCGACCCGGCCACGCCCCGCAGCAGCACCAGGTCCTGCTCGGCCAGCGCCTCCTCGGCGGACAGCGGAAGGCCGGGCGCGCCCGGCACCCCGCCGTCCTCGTCGCCCGGGGCGGGGCGCAGGGCCTGGAGGGTGAGGTAGGCCGCGTCCAGGGGCCACCGGTCGGGCGAGTTCACCAGGTCGATCCCGTAGATGGTGAGCTGGCTGTGCTTCGTCGCCGTGTACGCGAGGAAGCGCCGCTCGAACGCCGCGTCGCCCCCGCCGGGCAGCGGCGTACGGGCGATCAACTCGTCCACCTTCGCGATCAGTTCGGCCTGCCTGCGCGTCTGCTCGACGAGTGTCCTCGCCACGAACGTCGAGCGCTGTGTGAAGAAGTGCAGGATGTGCAGACAGGCCGTGTCGAGCAGCCGCTCGTAGAACAGCGTCGCGTCGAAGTCGAGGTCCCGGTCGGGGCTTCCCGCGGTGTGGCGCAGGTGCAGGGCGAGACCCGTGTGCCCCAGCGCCACGGCCTGTACGTCCGTCATGGTGAGGTCGCCGAGGGCGTGCAGGGTGTCGGCGAGAGCGTGGACGACGGGCTGTTCCTCGTCGGCGGGAACCGGCCGTTCGGGGGCGTCCTTGAGCGCTTGCGCGACCAGTTCGGCGGCGAGCCGGGTCACGTCCCGCTCGCTCAGCGTGCGCCGCTCACCCCTGAAGGAGACGCGGGAGGAGATGCGTACGGGCTTGTCGACCAGACCCGCACCCGGCCCCTCCGTCACGAAGAGTTTCCTGATGAGCGGTGTGGCCACGCTGGACGCCAGCCGCACGCCTACGGTTGCCGGTTCCATGGCGCTCCCCCGAGGACATGGTGGTGGTGGGCGGCTGTCAGCGTAACCGCCGGGCGCCGCCCTGTCCGTGGGGTCCTGGACCGTCGATCCCGGCGGGACAAAAGCGGTGGCCGTGCGGGGCGGCGGGGCGGGAGGATGCGCGATGTCCCGAACCGTCCGAGGAGGGAACCGCCGTGGATGTCGACCGACCCGAAGTCCGTACGCAGGCAGGGGTGTTGAGGGGCGGGGCCGGGAGGGCGGGCACCGCGGTGTTCCGGGGGATCCCGTTCGCCGAACCGCCCGTCGGCGCGCTGCGGTTCGGGGCGCCCCGGCCCGCGCGGGGCTGGGACGGCGTACGGGAGGCGACCGCGTTCGGGACTCCGCCCCCGCAGTCCGCGGTGTTCGGCATGGACGCGTTGGCGCCCCCGGACGTCGACGACGGCGACTGGCTGACCCTGAACGTGTGGACGCCCGATCCCGCGCCCGGCGCCGGACTGCCGGTGATGGTGTGGCTGTTCGGGGGCGCGTACGTCATCGGGATGTCGGGCCAGCCCGAGTACGACGGCGGGCGGCTGGCGGCGGAGGGTGTCGTGCTGGTGACGCTCAACTACCGCCTCGGCATCGAGGGGTTCGCGCACATCGAGGGCGCGCCCGCCAACCGCGGACTGCTCGACCAGGTCGCCGCGCTCGCCTGGGTGCGGGACAACATCCGTGCCTTCGGCGGCGACCCGGACCGCGTCACGGTCTTCGGCGAGTCGGCGGGCGCGGGATCGCTCGCCGCGCTGCTGGCGATGCCGCGCGCGGCCGGGCTCTTCCGGCGGGCCGTCACCCAGAGCGTCCCCGGCCCGTTCCTGTCGGCCCCGCTCGCCGCGGACATCGCCGGGGAGTTCGCGGCGGAGCTGGGACTGCGGCCGACCGCGGCCGAGCTGGCCACGGTCGGGCCGGGGCTGCTGCCCGCGGCGGCCGACGCGGTCGGGGCGCGGATGGAGGAGTACGCGCACCGGTGGGGGGTGCTGGCGCACACGGCGATCCCGCTGGCGCCCGTGGTGGACGGAGACGTGCTGCCCCGCGCGCCCTGGGAGGCGCTCGCGGCCGGGGCCGCGCGGGACGTCGAGCTGGTGGC
Coding sequences:
- a CDS encoding BlaI/MecI/CopY family transcriptional regulator, which gives rise to MPRPLGELEDSVMTRVWKWNRPVTVREVLEDLQQERSIAYTTVMTVLDNLHQKGWVRREAEGRAYRYEAVSTRAAYSAALMNDAWTQSDNPAAALVAFFGMMSPQQREALRDAVRIVQGPETPAAENTVAENPATENPAAAEGATGG
- a CDS encoding amino-acid N-acetyltransferase, whose protein sequence is MPAEQPEVSTNALTVRRARTSDVPAVRGLLDSYVRGRILLDKATVTLYEDIQEFWVAERGTGPSSEVVGCGALHVMWEDLAEVRTLAVNPVMKGAGVGHQLLGKLLETARWLGVRRVFCLTFEVDFFAKHGFVEIGETPVDTDVYAELLRSYDEGVAEFLGLERVKPNTLGNSRMLLHL
- a CDS encoding histone-like nucleoid-structuring protein Lsr2 gives rise to the protein MAQKVQVLLVDDLDGGEADETVTFALDGKTYEIDLTTANADKLRGLLEPYVKGGRRTGGRASGGRGKARAASGGSQDTAQIRAWAKENGYEVNDRGRVPASIREAYEKANG
- a CDS encoding SCO3374 family protein; amino-acid sequence: MVSTVPFPRRPSDAVRPDDTVRHWYENELGWATVPGTPVYLPTGLRFDVLEVPAEAGYAALRHLGPGSPVAVRADRMRVFVAAGSAEELPGLLDWLEWGSLTLDLGATGSGGRVEAPLPPGLARGADRGRVTGSQGAAVWLRPPEPGCEVESSLPTLSALGGGGGGAPDLVRLVETMASECHRIRLRHGCAQPLAFS
- a CDS encoding ATP-dependent Clp protease ATP-binding subunit, encoding MFERFTDRARRVVVLAQEEARMLNHNYIGTEHILLGLIHEGEGVAAKALESLGISLEAVRQQVEEIIGQGQQAPSGHIPFTPRAKKVLELSLREALQLGHNYIGTEHILLGLIREGEGVAAQVLVKLGADLNRVRQQVIQLLSGYQGKETAGASGGPAEGTPSTSLVLDQFGRNLTQAARESKLDPVIGREKEIERVMQVLSRRTKNNPVLIGEPGVGKTAVVEGLAQAIVKGEVPETLKDKHLYTLDLGALVAGSRYRGDFEERLKKVLKEIRTRGDIILFIDELHTLVGAGAAEGAIDAASILKPMLARGELQTIGATTLDEYRKHLEKDAALERRFQPIQVAEPSLPHTIEILKGLRDRYEAHHRVSITDEALVQAATLADRYISDRFLPDKAIDLIDEAGSRMRIRRMTAPPDLREFDEKIAGVRRDKESAIDSQDFEKAASLRDKEKQLLAAKAKREKEWKAGDMDVVAEVDGELIAEVLATATGIPVFKLTEEESSRLLRMEDELHKRVIGQVDAVKALSKAIRRTRAGLKDPKRPGGSFIFAGPSGVGKTELSKALAEFLFGDEDALISLDMSEFSEKHTVSRLFGSPPGYVGYEEGGQLTEKVRRKPFSVVLFDEVEKAHPDIFNSLLQILEDGRLTDSQGRVVDFKNTVIIMTTNLGTRDISKGFNLGFAASGDKKTNYERMKNKVSDELKQHFRPEFLNRVDDVVVFPQLTQDDILTIVDLMIGKVDERLKDRDMGIELSQSAKELLSKKGYDPVLGARPLRRTIQREVEDTLSEKILFGELRPGHIVVVDTEGEGENQTFTFRGEEKSALPDVPPIEQAAGGAGPNLSKEA
- a CDS encoding HAD family acid phosphatase; this encodes MTGSSLQRLIGVAVAATAATAALMSPAAAATPTAATTTATGAADVDHATWQNDCRAVMAEALPYLKERIAGAAPGEKQAIVFDIDNTTLETDFGFSYPSPANAPVLDVAKYAQDHGVALFFVTARPDIIRSVTDYNLKHVGYQVSGLYVRSFIDLFKDVAAYKTAQRKAVETKGYTIIANIGNSATDLSGGHAEKTYKLPDYDGQLS
- a CDS encoding NACHT domain-containing protein translates to MEPATVGVRLASSVATPLIRKLFVTEGPGAGLVDKPVRISSRVSFRGERRTLSERDVTRLAAELVAQALKDAPERPVPADEEQPVVHALADTLHALGDLTMTDVQAVALGHTGLALHLRHTAGSPDRDLDFDATLFYERLLDTACLHILHFFTQRSTFVARTLVEQTRRQAELIAKVDELIARTPLPGGGDAAFERRFLAYTATKHSQLTIYGIDLVNSPDRWPLDAAYLTLQALRPAPGDEDGGVPGAPGLPLSAEEALAEQDLVLLRGVAGSGKTTLVQWLAVTAARGERGDRVPFVLPLRTLVRRPDGLPAPADFLAAARVPFQGAAPDGWPDRVLAAGRGLLLVDGIDEIPEPDRERTRRWLRDLLDAYPGNQWLVTSRPSAVRENWLAGDGFTELALAPMSRDDVTAFVERWHTAARVDAPDSGHDTERLATYETSLLDAVRTKPDLGRLATNPLMCALICALHRDRRGYLPHGRQELYDAALSMLLARRDQERDMLPHDTVRLTELPQIQLLQRLAYWLIRNGRLEMDRERAERLIADALPALPAVASQGDAPTIYRHLLLRSGLLREPSLGTVEFVHRTFQDYLGAKAAVEDGDFGLLVRNAADYQWADVIRMAVAHARPRERADLLTQLLAAAEQAGPTGGTRVRLLALAGLEHATELDPAVRAAVEEQAATLIPPRTAEEAHELAAVGPLVLELLPGPEGLSEAEARAVVVTASLIGTDAAVPVLARFRTHPSLSVRAQLTWTWYRFDSERYAAEVIAHLPTDDLYFAAHSAGHLRALRSFGGRPRVQVIGDIEAAELTACLGADTTRLLVIRGNSRLPDLTALAPLRRLRRLDISRSARVYDLTPLAGLPLEQLSLDHMPGLEKPEALAPLSASATLRELDTGVPLQGESLDVALPRLPLTSLRFTKNALQFTGLRGLRCMRSLKTLAFGTLAEPLTPEDYEEVAQLPRLEELSIKWGTLPWGESPVLPGIKRLHLRKFTGFEDLSAVPALFPGLTSVAFVLAPEATEVPEHTLRLFPGIHTVTKTYTVL
- a CDS encoding carboxylesterase/lipase family protein, whose protein sequence is MDVDRPEVRTQAGVLRGGAGRAGTAVFRGIPFAEPPVGALRFGAPRPARGWDGVREATAFGTPPPQSAVFGMDALAPPDVDDGDWLTLNVWTPDPAPGAGLPVMVWLFGGAYVIGMSGQPEYDGGRLAAEGVVLVTLNYRLGIEGFAHIEGAPANRGLLDQVAALAWVRDNIRAFGGDPDRVTVFGESAGAGSLAALLAMPRAAGLFRRAVTQSVPGPFLSAPLAADIAGEFAAELGLRPTAAELATVGPGLLPAAADAVGARMEEYAHRWGVLAHTAIPLAPVVDGDVLPRAPWEALAAGAARDVELVAGHTRDEFRLFMALDGTLGEELTEDRVTAALRTFSPGTGGTGGSGGLGGADGSGGSRGEEAYRKAVPGLDAAGLYELVRSDWLFRMPSLHLAEAQIAGGGRAHVYELVWEAPGMGGLLGACHGLDVPLVFGNLRGGLPALLFGEAPPAEVEELSALFRAAWTGFAAGEGPGWPPYDVDRRPVRLFDTRPTVTAYPEEVSRELWREHVFGALPLLGPGV